A window of Conger conger chromosome 13, fConCon1.1, whole genome shotgun sequence contains these coding sequences:
- the clns1a gene encoding methylosome subunit pICln isoform X1, with protein sequence MVLLKNVSPPSEGVRHQQAETTAVLDGKGLGAGTLYVAETRLSWFDGSGMGFSLEYPSISLHAISRDLSAYPQEHLYVMVNAKLSEESEMQEKDDDNEDEDDDDEEDKNSDDDSGPITEIRFVPSDKSALEPMFSAMCECQALHPDPEDDDSDNDFEGDEYDVEEAEQSHGDIPTFYTYEEGLSHLTAEGQATLNRLEGMLSQSVAQQFNMAGVRTDEASAEFEDGMEVDSESTVAGQFEDADVEHW encoded by the exons ATGGTGTTGCTAAAGAATGTGTCACCTCCCAGTGAAGGCGTTAGGCATCAACAAGCCGAGACCACAGCGGTCTTAGACGGCAAGGGACTTGGAGCGGGCACCCTCTACGTTGCAGAGAC TCGCTTATCATGGTTCGATGGTTCTGGAATGGGATTTTCCCTGGAATACCCTTCCATCAGTCTCCATGCCATCTCAAGGGACCTGAGCGCCTACCCACAAGAGCACCTGTATGTGATGGTGAACGCCAAACTGAGTG AGGAATCTGAAATGCAAGAGAAAGATGATGACAAtgaagatgaggatgatgatgatgaagaggacAAGAACAGCGACGATGACTCGGGCCCTATCACAGAGATTCGCTTTGTGCCCAGCGATAAGTCTGCAT TGGAGCCCATGTTCTCCGCCATGTGTGAGTGCCAGGCTCTGCATCCCGACCCTGAGGACGATGACTCCGACAACGACTTCGAGGGTGACGAGTACGATGTGGAGGAAGCTG AGCAAAGCCATGGAGACATCCCCACCTTCTACACCTACGAGGAGGGCTTGTCCCACCTGACGGCGGAAGGCCAGGCCACGCTGAACCGGCTGGAGGGCATGCTCAGCCAGTCCGTAGCGCAGCAGTTCAACATGGCCGGGGTCAGGACAGATGAGGCCTCGGCCGAATTTGAAG ATGGAATGGAGGTGGACTCTGAATCGACGGTGGCTGGACAGTTTGAAGATGCTGACGTGGAGCACTGGTGA
- the clns1a gene encoding methylosome subunit pICln isoform X2: MVLLKNVSPPSEGVRHQQAETTAVLDGKGLGAGTLYVAETRLSWFDGSGMGFSLEYPSISLHAISRDLSAYPQEHLYVMVNAKLSEESEMQEKDDDNEDEDDDDEEDKNSDDDSGPITEIRFVPSDKSALEPMFSAMCECQALHPDPEDDDSDNDFEGDEYDVEEAEQSHGDIPTFYTYEEGLSHLTAEGQATLNRLEGMLSQSVAQQFNMAGVRTDEASAEFEDGMEVDSESTVAGQFEDADVEH; the protein is encoded by the exons ATGGTGTTGCTAAAGAATGTGTCACCTCCCAGTGAAGGCGTTAGGCATCAACAAGCCGAGACCACAGCGGTCTTAGACGGCAAGGGACTTGGAGCGGGCACCCTCTACGTTGCAGAGAC TCGCTTATCATGGTTCGATGGTTCTGGAATGGGATTTTCCCTGGAATACCCTTCCATCAGTCTCCATGCCATCTCAAGGGACCTGAGCGCCTACCCACAAGAGCACCTGTATGTGATGGTGAACGCCAAACTGAGTG AGGAATCTGAAATGCAAGAGAAAGATGATGACAAtgaagatgaggatgatgatgatgaagaggacAAGAACAGCGACGATGACTCGGGCCCTATCACAGAGATTCGCTTTGTGCCCAGCGATAAGTCTGCAT TGGAGCCCATGTTCTCCGCCATGTGTGAGTGCCAGGCTCTGCATCCCGACCCTGAGGACGATGACTCCGACAACGACTTCGAGGGTGACGAGTACGATGTGGAGGAAGCTG AGCAAAGCCATGGAGACATCCCCACCTTCTACACCTACGAGGAGGGCTTGTCCCACCTGACGGCGGAAGGCCAGGCCACGCTGAACCGGCTGGAGGGCATGCTCAGCCAGTCCGTAGCGCAGCAGTTCAACATGGCCGGGGTCAGGACAGATGAGGCCTCGGCCGAATTTGAAG ATGGAATGGAGGTGGACTCTGAATCGACGGTGGCTGGACAGTTTGAAGATGCTGACGTGGAGCACTG A
- the aqp11 gene encoding aquaporin-11: protein MADLTVSLSLLALFVLICEATRKTAGKLLAKTDYDIYVVETISTFQLCACTHELKLLGEVGRIEPQIGLTLTYLISVVHALTFHGAIGNPSSALEHFYRRNLTGKCVLARIACQFLGAVLARMVVPYVWALGLSDLHLRHKLFGFKCISPINATLPKAAAVELACAFAVQTAVTHIYNMDEKYRAHVIAAVITVLVYAGGSITGAVFNPALAYSTQFPCSGHTFAEYSFVYWFGPVLGVASSLLLFDKIIPILSGKSAYQNDLDFPFFETKKLK from the exons ATGGCCGACCTCACCGTTTCTCTATCCTTGCTGGCACTTTTTGTGCTTATCTGTGAAGCTACAAGGAAAACCGCCGGGAAGCTGCTCGCCAAGACGGATTACGATATTTATGTGGTGGAAACTATTTCGACCTTTCAGCTCTGTGCCTGTACCCATGAGCTAAAACTCCTCGGCGAGGTGGGCAGAATCGAGCCGCAGATCGGACTGACTCTCACGTACCTCATCTCTGTTGTTCACGCATTGACATTCCACGGAGCAATTGGTAATCCCTCTAGTGCCCTCGAGCACTTTTACCGCAGGAACCTCACCGGCAAGTGTGTCCTGGCACGGATCGCCTGTCAGTTTCTCGGTGCTGTTTTGGCACGCATGGTGGTACCATACGTATGGGCTTTAGGACTCTCTGATTTGCACCTGAGACACAAACTGTTCGGATTCAAATGCATAAGTCCAATTAACGCAACGCTACCCAAAGCAGCTGCGGTGGAACTGGCGTGCGCCTTTGCCGTACAAACCGCAGTTACACATATCTACAATATGGACGAAAAATACCGCGCACACGTCATAGCAGCAGTGATCACAGTCTTGGTCTATGCAG GAGGAAGCATTACCGGAGCTGTGTTCAATCCGGCTCTGGCATACTCGACCCAGTTTCCCTGCAGTGGCCACACGTTTGCCGAATATTCATTTGTCTACTGGTTTGGTCCAGTTTTGG gTGTGGCCAGCTCATTGTTGCTCTTCGACAAAATTATTCCAATATTATCAGGGAAAAGCGCTTACCAAAATGACCTGGACTTTCCTTTCTTTGAGACTAAGAAACTTAAGTGA